One window of Gloeothece citriformis PCC 7424 genomic DNA carries:
- a CDS encoding nitrate ABC transporter ATP-binding protein (This model describes the ATP binding subunits of ATP-binding cassette (ABC) transporters for nitrate transport, or for bicarbonate transport, in bacteria and archaea.), whose protein sequence is MQAIPTNQPEQQQENTPSPFLVIDRVTKDYPTPNGFNRVLDGIDLTVSQGEFVCIIGHSGCGKSTLLNMVSGFNQPTTGQVRLCDQPITEPGPDRMMVFQNYCLLPWKTAFDNVYLAVHSVFPHKTKAEKIALVKEHLELVGLTEAAHKKPHQLSGGMKQRVAIARALVIRPQVLILDEPFGALDAITKEELQEELLKIWREYRLTVLMITHDIDEALFLADRLVMMTNGPTAKIGEILKIPFPRPRIRSKILEDPAYYELRNYALDFLYHRFAHSENSCEEIETPSETQGKFALKMAGIVGGLAVAGMVGFGLFQTLGSKISQPQTPTPVEVPISN, encoded by the coding sequence ATGCAAGCCATCCCAACCAACCAACCTGAACAACAGCAAGAGAATACCCCCTCGCCTTTTCTCGTAATCGATCGCGTCACCAAAGACTATCCTACCCCTAACGGTTTTAATCGGGTTTTAGATGGGATCGATCTGACGGTTTCTCAAGGGGAATTTGTTTGCATTATTGGACACTCCGGCTGTGGTAAATCTACCCTTTTAAACATGGTTTCTGGATTTAACCAACCCACAACAGGACAAGTGCGCCTCTGTGATCAACCCATTACCGAACCCGGTCCAGACCGGATGATGGTCTTCCAAAATTATTGTCTTTTGCCTTGGAAAACCGCCTTTGATAATGTTTATTTAGCCGTTCATTCCGTTTTTCCCCATAAAACTAAAGCTGAAAAAATCGCCTTAGTTAAAGAGCATTTAGAGCTAGTAGGATTGACAGAAGCCGCCCATAAGAAACCTCATCAACTCTCAGGGGGCATGAAACAACGAGTAGCGATCGCCCGGGCGTTAGTGATTCGTCCTCAAGTCCTGATTCTGGATGAACCTTTCGGGGCTTTAGATGCGATTACCAAAGAAGAATTACAGGAGGAACTGTTGAAAATTTGGCGAGAATATCGTCTAACAGTGCTGATGATTACCCATGACATAGATGAAGCCTTATTTTTAGCTGATCGCCTTGTAATGATGACTAATGGGCCAACGGCCAAAATTGGCGAAATCTTAAAAATTCCTTTTCCTCGTCCCCGAATTCGCAGCAAAATTTTAGAAGATCCTGCTTATTATGAACTGCGTAACTACGCTCTTGATTTTCTCTACCATCGTTTTGCCCACTCTGAAAACTCTTGCGAGGAGATAGAAACACCATCAGAAACTCAAGGAAAATTTGCTTTAAAAATGGCGGGAATTGTGGGCGGATTAGCTGTTGCTGGAATGGTTGGCTTTGGATTATTTCAAACTTTAGGGTCTAAAATTTCTCAACCCCAAACTCCGACTCCTGTTGAAGTCCCCATCTCTAACTAA
- a CDS encoding nitrate ABC transporter ATP-binding protein (This model describes the ATP binding subunits of ATP-binding cassette (ABC) transporters for nitrate transport, or for bicarbonate transport, in bacteria and archaea.) — protein MSAFIEIDHVDRVFPLPNGEEYIALKNIELKINQGEFISLIGHSGCGKSTLLNMVSGLDRPTRGGVILEGREIKGPGPDRMVVFQNYSLLPWLTVRQNIALGVNRVLRHLPKGERRGLIEQHIDLVGLRQAANKRPGELSGGMKQRVAIARALALRPKVLLLDEPFGALDALTRGNLQEKLMQIVQENHVTCIMVTHDVDEALLLSDRVVMLTTGPEAHIGQILEVPIPRPRQRLEVVNHPSYYTLRNEIVYFLNQQKRSKQKIGQVSQAAIARHGLEKVNLNIGFIPLTDCAPLIVAQEKGFFKKHGLEQVTLSQEPSWQEIARGVATGRLDAAQMVAGMPLSMTIGAGGKPSIGIITALVLSRNGNAITLGNKFAQQGVCTVEDLKAVLAQECDRVHTFGMVHPASMHNLLLRYWLASGKIDPDRDVSLTVIPPPQMVSNLKAGNIDGYCVGEPWNSRAVDEGLGYVIATDLDIWAGHPEKVLGVRENWVAQYPETHIALVKALLEACEYCDDRRNREEIIDLLCQPQYINCLPQHIRPGFIDPYRCGNGKEPEFLQHFNQFHLDQTNCPGRVEGLWILTQLARWGYTPFPKNWIEILERVRRPDLYGEACRQLGWPDLEPDRRNFKLFDGMVFNPDDPIGYIERLTIHRDFSVQEILIDDPTTIAK, from the coding sequence ATGTCGGCATTTATCGAAATTGACCACGTCGATCGGGTATTTCCTCTTCCTAATGGAGAAGAATATATAGCCCTAAAAAATATCGAATTAAAAATAAACCAAGGAGAATTTATCTCCCTCATCGGTCATTCTGGCTGCGGAAAATCCACCTTATTAAATATGGTGTCGGGTTTAGATCGACCCACTCGTGGCGGAGTCATTCTTGAGGGACGAGAAATTAAAGGCCCAGGGCCCGATCGTATGGTAGTCTTCCAAAATTATTCTCTTCTTCCTTGGTTAACAGTCCGCCAAAATATTGCCCTAGGAGTTAACCGAGTTTTACGCCATTTACCCAAAGGAGAACGACGAGGACTGATCGAACAGCATATAGACCTCGTTGGACTCAGACAGGCAGCCAATAAACGCCCAGGAGAACTCTCCGGCGGCATGAAACAACGGGTAGCGATCGCCCGCGCCTTAGCCTTACGCCCGAAAGTTTTACTGTTAGATGAACCCTTTGGGGCACTAGATGCCTTAACTAGAGGGAATTTGCAAGAAAAATTAATGCAAATTGTCCAAGAAAACCACGTCACTTGTATTATGGTGACTCATGATGTGGATGAAGCCCTATTACTTTCGGATCGAGTAGTGATGTTGACCACAGGGCCCGAAGCCCATATCGGACAAATTTTAGAAGTTCCCATTCCTCGTCCCCGTCAACGCTTAGAGGTCGTCAACCATCCCAGTTATTATACTCTACGTAACGAAATCGTCTATTTTCTTAACCAACAAAAACGCTCAAAACAGAAAATCGGTCAGGTTTCCCAAGCAGCGATCGCTCGTCATGGCTTAGAAAAAGTCAACCTCAACATCGGATTTATTCCCCTAACAGACTGCGCCCCGTTAATTGTTGCCCAAGAAAAAGGCTTTTTCAAAAAACATGGGTTAGAACAAGTCACCCTCTCTCAAGAACCCAGTTGGCAAGAAATCGCCAGAGGCGTTGCCACAGGACGTTTAGATGCAGCCCAAATGGTGGCCGGAATGCCCCTCAGTATGACCATTGGGGCAGGAGGTAAACCCTCAATCGGGATCATTACTGCCTTGGTTTTGAGTCGCAATGGAAACGCCATTACCCTAGGGAACAAATTTGCTCAACAAGGAGTCTGCACCGTAGAAGATTTAAAAGCCGTTCTCGCTCAGGAGTGCGATCGGGTTCATACCTTTGGCATGGTTCACCCTGCCTCAATGCACAACTTACTCCTACGCTATTGGTTGGCTTCCGGCAAAATCGATCCCGATCGAGATGTTTCTCTAACCGTCATTCCTCCTCCTCAAATGGTGTCTAATCTCAAAGCCGGTAACATTGACGGGTATTGTGTCGGTGAACCTTGGAATTCTAGGGCAGTAGATGAAGGATTAGGCTATGTCATAGCAACGGATTTAGACATTTGGGCAGGACATCCCGAAAAAGTGTTAGGAGTCAGAGAAAATTGGGTCGCCCAATATCCCGAAACCCACATTGCTCTGGTCAAAGCTTTACTCGAAGCCTGTGAATATTGCGATGATCGCCGAAATCGAGAAGAAATTATTGACCTACTCTGCCAACCTCAATATATTAACTGTTTACCCCAACATATCCGCCCAGGTTTTATCGATCCTTACCGGTGCGGAAATGGAAAAGAGCCAGAATTTTTACAGCATTTTAACCAATTTCATCTTGATCAAACCAATTGTCCGGGACGGGTTGAGGGGTTATGGATCTTGACTCAGCTTGCCCGGTGGGGATATACTCCCTTCCCGAAAAACTGGATCGAAATCCTGGAACGGGTACGTCGTCCTGATTTATATGGGGAAGCTTGCCGGCAATTGGGATGGCCTGATCTTGAACCCGATCGCCGAAACTTTAAGCTTTTTGATGGGATGGTATTTAACCCTGACGATCCAATCGGTTATATAGAACGCCTAACCATTCATCGAGACTTTTCTGTCCAAGAAATCCTGATCGATGACCCTACCACCATTGCTAAATAA